A stretch of DNA from Lotus japonicus ecotype B-129 chromosome 4, LjGifu_v1.2:
GAAGGAATCACCTGACTTCAGTGGCGGAACTAGACCATAACATTTGGAGGGGCGGAACTAGACCATATGTTGAGGGTGTGGCCAGTATTGACTAGTATCCCAATCTTCATCTTATGCTTCTTCTAATTCCATCATATAAAATATACCAACAccattgaaagttgaaacaaaaACTATACATATCTTAAAATTAAAGCCCCTTCTTTATGTATGGATGAATGTATGTTGCAACTATCAAACAGAATCACAGATTAATTGACATAGTTAATTGGGTGGAAATTTtgtggaaaaagaaaataatgaaatcaaggaagagatgaaagaaaactgaGTTGAAACAGGAACAAAGCAGCAGAGAGGGACAATTAACATTTTCAACTTATCCAATTATCCAAGCCAACCAGTGACCAAGAAATAAAGCTCCAAGTAAGATATTTGACAGTTGAGACCAATATAATGAACCATTCGGTAGCTCCCAGTGGATGCTTAGCTAGAGTTGGTTTAGAGACCCAACTTCTTATGTGCTTCCCCTTACTTCTCAAGCCCCGTACCGGtaattcaatttaaattttaaaatattgggGGGGGCAGTGGCCCTCCCCTGTCCCAATGATGTTCCGCCACTGCCTGACTTATTATTATACTAAATAACAGGACTTGCACTTGCAGACACATTTCTTTCTTCACCTGATCACCTCTTTTACTTATAGACAGattatacacacacacacacaaataaCAAAAGGTAGCACCCAGAGCAAGCAGTCAAAGActcttcattattattatgctattaTGAAAAAGTATACAAAAGGTCTAGTGGCCCAAAGAATGAGGAAAAGGAATGGGATGAGTAAATTCAAGACATCAAGGTCATCTAATGCAATGACAAACACAAATGGTCAAGTGGCATTCGAGGTATCAACTCGTGGTCAGCCCAAGATGGATCTTTATAAACAGAAAATGATCTTATATGACAAAATATACCTACAATTGCCTACTGATTCCATAACATGATATCAACAATCCACTGTGATGGAGCTAGTCAAAATTGATCAAACATAGCAGTATGTATACTACAAGAACCTCAAGATTCCAAGCATCTGGTTCAAATTCATTTGCTGGAACTGCTTTCTGAAAGAATGGATGAATACTTGCTTAAACATTGGTCTTTTCAATTGACAACAGAACCTTGCATGAGTTTACTCTTTGAAGTTATTTGTATCTTCTTCCAATAAAACCTGTTTGTTTGCACTTGCCAAAAGGTCTATAAAGTCGGCTATCCCTCAACCTATTTGCTCCATCTTCTTAGAACTATTTACAAATGTTGCACTTTTATCAAACCCCTCCAGCAAAAGAATCCGCACAGCTTCTAATCCATGTTGTAATGTAAAATCCAACTGaaaatttattaatgtttaGGACTGCCATGTGCCTAAGGCCAACTTATCagttcaaaatgaaaagaaaagaaatgccTACCTCTTCTCTTTCCTGTTTAGTGAATGAGCGAAGAACAAATGCCACTGGATCCATTTTGCCAGGAGGCCGTCCAATGCCTAATAAAATTAACAGCAAAATGAGAATTAGATATTACAAATTTTATCATATAAATGAATGTTATAATCCTAGAAACGATATGAACATACCAATTCTTAAACGGGGAAAACCAAGATTCCCTTTAAAGTGATTAATAACACTCTTCATTCTGCCAAATAGCAAGGAGAACAAAAATAGTGAGGCTTCATTTCTCTTCCGTTTAACAACAAACACGATCAATATAAAATAGTACAGGCTTGTTGTATGTCTTCAACCGCCTTTCAAAATATAGAGAGATGACGACAATGACTTTCCTAAACATGCATGGCATATGCTGAACTACGCAAAGcaaattaaaatacaaaagGCTAGGTTAACAGAAGGAATCAATTTCAGAGGGTCCTGCACAAAATAGTGCTTGGAATGATGGGACAAGGAAGCTAATTTATCGACATCACATATAATTTAAGCAGAGAAAGGAAGGTGTTTACGTTTTCCTATTGTAATTCTCGTTCTCTGTATGCTTGCTATGCATATTGTCTTAGTCACACAACACAGCTACTCAAATACACTTAGCCCCAAGAGAAAGGGAGGAGATTATTGTGAACATTAGCCAAAGATCGAAAAACTTAGCCACATCCAATGACAACAAATAGTTACTATCCAAGATAAGGCAAATAAATGTGAAAGCCTAGCATCTCACAACCATCAATAATCTTTGGTTTGATCCAGTTGATAGCATATAAAATGATTTTGCAGCAATGCATTCTTCAAGTAGAGCATTGTCAGATCAGTGACCCAGATTGTGGGTGAGAATAAAGAAGGAATAAAAACATGGCATTTATACTTTAAGAAATGTTAAGATTTAAGAAACTTGGCCATGATATTCAGAACAACAGTGGACATGTTAATTTATGaactttttttgaaacaaatttaTGAACTTAATAGGATGTCAAACCAAAGTATATTTTAGTTACCCATTGTGACCTCCATGTCCACCCTTTGGTAGCAGCCGCAATTTAGCAAAAGGCAAATCCATGTcatcaaagatctgaaaaagaaaattattaacTGAACACTCGGGAAGATCATCCTTCCACATTTTCTTCATCACTAGCAAATAAAAAGAACAAAGTAGTCATAGCGTATATACTATACCACGAGTACTTGCTTCACTGGAATCTTGTAATATGAAACTATGGCCCCAACCTTCAAAATAGATTTCAACGTCAGCCAATCAGCATCAAAACAGAAATCTTTATTTCAGTAAAATCTTAAGAAGCACAGGTAAGAAATAGAACAAGGACATGATAGGAACTGAAAATGGATAGGGGTACACAGGGCAAATGTTTGAAATTATAGGAATAGGGCGTTACAGTAATACACAACATATAAAATCAGCATAGCATggacataaaagaaaaaaatcttaAATCAAAAAGAGAATTGATGTTTTAATCTAGCATGATTTCTTGTAAAGATAATAAATGCATATGGTATTCCCATCTGTATTGGTataaaaaaacctaaaaaaatGTAGAATGTACGTTAGGAGCATCCAAAGTGTTGAAGTATATCGGTACTATTTTCAAGTGTCTGGCTACCAATGGTCAAATCCCTGACTATCAATAACTACAAAGCACTACTGCTTCATCAAGGCTACTCTAAGGGCTGTCAAATGTGAAATGTCAAATACCAAAGTGAAAAAAAGAATTACTAATGTTTGAACACTTGTGGATTCCCCCATTCTCTGACAAGTGAAAAAAAGAATTACTCACATATAGAAATTAGAAATAAGAGTGTCTATGCACATCTCTTGCCTaactatttaaataaaaaatcatatggATTCCTATGATTTTAGATTTCAGCAATGTTTTCTGGTCCATATGCACATTAATCAGACCATAATTAATTTAGCTAGCTTCAAAGAACTGTAATTTGGTTGATGATGTTTCCTCCCCAGTTATTCATCATTTTGTAACTACGAAATTTGAGTATTCGGCAAAAAAGATTCCATATACAGAATCAAGTCACATGAGAAAATGTTTTTTGAACACTTCTCTTAGCATTGCTATCCTACCCTATCATTACATCTAAAGATTCTACAGACAGCAGACTTACAGATTCACCGCTTAAATTCATATAAGTCTGTGGTTTTGCAAGTATAACCGGTACATCACCAATAACACCTGCAATAAGAAAACAACTGTCACAAACAGGAACACACTTACAAATACTTAAATTATCACAACATGGACACCAAAACTGAAAGAACTGAAGATAAATAAATACATTTTGATGCTAATCACAAATTAATCAGAGAGCGAAAATTCGGTTATTTTTTTACCTTTTCCAAACAGGGCCTTGAAAGAAACACTGTTGATAGATATCCCTTCAGCTTCAGCAATAGTATCAACCATCTCAAATCCCACCTGAAACAAAATTCCAAAATCCCATTCAGCTATGCAGCACAGTCAGCAGTTCAATAATCAAAATCATACATGAATTAACATGGAACTGAATGAGTTACTGTTACTGACATTGTGGCGAGTAGAAGCGTACTTCTTCCCGGGGTTTCCGAGGCCAACGATTAACCAAGGTTCCTTCTTCTTGGGCTGTATGGTGGGTGATGCAGCGGTGGTTATGGAAGCTGAGGAATTCTGAGGAGACATGAGAGACATGACGCaggatgaggaagaagagagataCATGAGGGGTTTTGAGAATCGGCGCCACCTTGGGAAGTTGAATGATGATACCGAACAAGTAGCGACGTTCATGGTTCCTTCGAGGAAGGTTGCAGGAAGAAGCAAAACGTGAACCCTAGAAAAGATGGATTGAGGGAACTGGATATGgaaaatagataaaaacaatATTCAAaacgccgttgccggggatcgaacccgggtcACCCGCGTGACAGGCGGTAATACTTACCACTATACTACAACGACTCAGTAAACCTACTTTTATCTGTCTAACTACAACAATCATATTGTCATTCATATTTTTCAATAATATCATTATGGTATAATCATACTATGATGAGgctttatatttataatatgcTAGAAATACAGGGGTTTCTATCCACAATTTTCAATAATATGATTCTAATTATGATTCATCAGGCACATGTGAATTTATTATATGTTCAAAGTTTAAATAGTTATGATAACATTAATGGAGAAAGTTAGCAATGAAAGATGGTTGGATCCTTAAGTAAGTTGATACTTGATACAACTCTAGTTGAAATATAATAAAGTTGGGTAAATTTATCCGCCGTTACTCATTTTTGTTAATATATTTAGGGATGAT
This window harbors:
- the LOC130714254 gene encoding peptidyl-tRNA hydrolase, chloroplastic-like, with protein sequence MNVATCSVSSFNFPRWRRFSKPLMYLSSSSSCVMSLMSPQNSSASITTAASPTIQPKKKEPWLIVGLGNPGKKYASTRHNVGFEMVDTIAEAEGISINSVSFKALFGKGVIGDVPVILAKPQTYMNLSGESVGAIVSYYKIPVKQVLVIFDDMDLPFAKLRLLPKGGHGGHNGMKSVINHFKGNLGFPRLRIGIGRPPGKMDPVAFVLRSFTKQEREELDFTLQHGLEAVRILLLEGFDKSATFVNSSKKMEQIG